One genomic window of Pagrus major chromosome 22, Pma_NU_1.0 includes the following:
- the casp8ap2 gene encoding CASP8-associated protein 2, which translates to MEDIDVNDASGLLVPDVSEDSVDIYDGLDITSSSNAEKSPPNASQLKESMDLYEEIVTEEQQSRESSFSELKSRFQAAQNQIKELRRRLEQMELQNTGLNTENCRLKKNISVLLRTARQEVSRKDAEIQRLNQRSEKGRHHHQPHNNYQRDQNSFSRTSTGSSKSKPPPPPPSSPPPPPPPSSPPPPLPPLPASRTRDDHPPQEPPQSSRKDCDSSTYLPTGSCKTRDSKASSQSHSKSSSRGDCDVTDKQTEHSIIKSTSSSSTRHSESYKHKSKHREEKCPNQNLSGSMDRRHRTGSDPNKDGYAPEKNRPHKADRDTGRRSDSRSCKNRDTLNVEAHHRSERAKSPPPETLHSAASSDDKNGRGREMRQDRAKMSSSDSKHCAAHSSKEGYHRDHRKIKTSDGHIRSSDSKERKKPSSNQHADYYKEREGDRLSKDSQKKDDVQRQEESRKHKRSSLLETSREREKQRSKESVHVKVDVCSKERKEKTREALKRSSEEPNVTEKSSVEENSPNRKLCFMETLNLTLSPIKKPVLPIDASQDNLTSVDEVTENRMDDDSTQPNIEDMCVIDEVNSSELQAESDDVAEQSADIAKTPGSEKTNNGCDEVKDVLEKDKKQSETPAANKQLEDQTTSALDTPENVHLTEKSPESSSVKSVSKNYEDKTKLAFDSQVDECGAMEATDGVTDKSGSINKQCTSNSLQKVNPGNKTDQSGAVSKPVVLDSSVELKRRTSKPAVQKCLPADSVKESAAALPSRGSPAAGGVPDESSQQNQTPTTLPQDCQQGQCPSASSSIREKDACGMQDGPKDADAVSSTISLESLPQEGLSLPEAIYILTQTSEDANDSITTEPSSSTGCIAVSKVSSTTEESALPEKYRDLTPKKSFSPGKRENNFEPSSSMPLVHDEDSMMRTLSNLKRIPDAISPLRSPIRMVKRSHLHIHGKPGHVKSLQKEFSCSTAVDCNSKKLDVNKENKYPGSPANHDAQNLVDKVSDLPSHLSDTELEEGEILSESDETAADSPIPATKRTKLTQPVGNKPSPRTVLKRTSKERCVASKETNEIPSVSTRSPKSRFKTVCPAATKAAFSTIEDIMETFKLVRAEIRKKYMKLHKTFPKKSFYGVMENFQESFLEFVDGARFGQICSQEGELKSKLKKLIASVFSKVSNNGIVKRIFEQQAADLKQKLWDFVDDQVDYLFRDVYTTLKGLCKPTRAQAEDSRPSGTEKVSRQPPAKKPQCQQKEAHSAPTNLNQIKPCTVAPYKKGLGSRGKDIRITHVNKDRNVDPHSTNCPNTHTLVDFPTPKNVLSTPEKNNISSLVVPQNGSLLDKTDFELLTEQQASSLTFNLVRDTQMGEIFKCLLQGSDLLENSGITGDNTAWSLGTPRKDGERLISITTPTKFDSPSKLLSPSKFETPSKLIATWSSISPRKMSSPLSKDQLPLNPALFDESCLLEVPSENRAMLQSSLAPQRSYSILAEDLAVSLTIPSPLKSDSHLSFLQPSSMHIMSTPDSVISAHISEDALLDEEDASEQEIHLALDTDNSSCCSSSSVTSEELATPFMFKPDLPMQALVMEKSNDHFIVKIRQAATGTDTTLTADDSLSQTLTDEDQLREDGVVTQESQAKAVLSDKLPNITPSKAVPSENNLVESSGTCRTATGTDTHLTKDASSRLNKDSPNKIKKSTQQNTSKVCFSEDSQKKSLPKTTPLENSLHNSAESSDPSSREGFTITADDSASQTLHREEDMTAQQSPSKALFSESDNSPHHPAESSPTNQRIQLLASHVSDSERGVMEVSDSDTPFTTAKGDISSTPEKKQSDLLKRKRKKHPEKSKAKRYRKDEEESTEGMMSNCKDDSESKSSPASLSPNSLYAKNVIRKKGEVVMSWTREDDRAILVALQTEGASRETFSALSEKLNKPSGQIAHRFYQLMKIFKKREKMDT; encoded by the exons ATGGAGGACATTGACGTCAATGATGCCTCTGGTC TCTTGGTACCGGATGTCAGTGAAGATTCTGTGGATATCTATGATGGCCTGGATATCACTTCTAGCAGCAATGCAG AGAAATCACCTCCAAATGCTTCTCAGCTGAAAGAGTCGATGGATCTTTATGAAGAAATTGTCACAGAggaacagcagagcagagagtcaTCGTTCTCTGAG ttgAAGTCCAGATTCCAAGCAGCCCAAAACCAAATCAAAGAGCTGCGCAGAAGACTGGAGCAGATGGAGTtgcag aATACAGGGTTGAACACTGAGAACTGCCGCCTCAAAAAGAACATCTCTGTATTGTTAAGAACAGCTAGACAGGAGGTGTCCCGAAAAGATGCTGAGATTCAGAGATTGAACCAACG GTCAGAGAAAGGTCGCCATCATCATCAACCTCACAATAATTATCAGCGTGATCAAAATTCGTTCAGTCGGACCTCCACAGGCAGCTCCAAGAGTAagccacctcctccaccaccttccagtcctccacctcctcctccaccatctagtcctcctcctcctcttccacctctaCCAGCTTCACGTACCAGGGATGATCATCCTCCACAGGAACCTCCTCAATCTTCCAGGAAGGACTGTGATAGTTCCACTTATCTGCCCACTGGATCTTGTAAGACAAGAGATTCAAAAGCATCTTCTCAAAGTCATTCAAAAAGTTCCTCAAGGGGAGATTGTGATGTAACTGACAAACAGACTGAGCACTCTATCATCAAGTCCACCAGCTCTTCATCGACCCGACATAGTGAGTCATACAAACACAAGTCCaagcacagagaggaaaaatgtccaaatcaAAATCTATCTGGATCAATGGATAGGAGACATAGAACTGGTTCAGATCCCAATAAGGACGGATATGCCCCTGAGAAAAACAGGCCCCacaaagcagacagagacacaggacgAAGATCAGACTCCAGGTCATGTAAAAACAGGGACACCCTAAATGTTGAGGCGCACCACAGATCAGAGCGGGCCAAAAGCCCTCCACCCGAGACTTTACATAGCGCAGCTTCCTCTGACGACAAAAATGGGAGAGGTCGAGAAATGAGACAAGATAGAGCCAAAATGTCCTCATCAGACTCTAAACATTGTGCAGCTCACAGCTCTAAAGAGGGCTACCACCGAGATCATAGAAAAATCAAGACTAGTGATGGACATATCAGAAGTTCAGATTCAAAGGAGCGGAAAAAGCCTTCTTCAAACCAACATGCTGACTACTACAAAGAGAGGGAAGGGGACAGATTGTCAAAGGATTCTCAAAAGAAAGATGATGTACAGCGTCAAGAGGAAAGCAGAAAGCACAAGAGGAGCAGTCTGTTAGAGACGAGCAGAGAACGTGAGAAACAGAGGTCAAAAGAATCAGTACATGTTAAAGTAGATGTCTGTAgtaaggaaagaaaagaaaaaacacgaGAGGCCTTAAAAAGATCATCCGAAGAACCTAACGTTACAGAGAAGAGCTCTGTGGAAGAAAATAGTCCAAACAGGAAGCTGTGTTTCATGGAAACACTGAATCTAACCCTTTCACCAATTAAGAAACCAGTGTTGCCCATCGATGCCAGCCAGGATAACCTCACATCTGTGGACGaggtcactgaaaacagaaTGGATGATGATAGCACACAACCTAACATCGAAGACATGTGCGTGATCGATGAAGTAAACAGTAGTGAATTACAAGCAGAGTCGGATGATGTTGCAGAACAATCTGCAGATATTGCCAAAACTCCAGGATCTGAAAAGACAAATAATgggtgtgatgaagtgaaagATGTCCttgaaaaggacaaaaaacagagtgaaactCCTGCTGCTAACAAGCAACTTGAAGACCAAACTACCTCAGCTCTAGATACCCCAGAGAATGTACATCTAACAGAAAAATCACCAGAGAGTAGTTCTGTAAAATCAGTTTCAAAAAATTATGAGGACAAAACCAAGCTGGCCTTTGACAGCCAGGTGGATGAATGTGGAGCCATGGAGGCTACAGATGGTGTCACTGACAAATCTGGAAGCATTAACAAACAATGCACAAGCAATTCTTTACAAAAAGTAAACCCTGGAAATAAAACCGATCAATCAGGTGCAGTGTCCAAACCAGTTGTGCTTGATTCAAGTGTAGAACTGAAGCGTAGAACTTCTAAACCTGCAGTACAGAAATGCCTCCCAGCAGATTCAGTCAAAGAAAGTGCAGCTGCTTTACCCTCAAGGGGAAGTCCTGCAGCTGGAGGTGTTCCTGATGAGTCCAGTCAACAAAATCAGACACCCACTACCCTACCTCAGGACTGTCAGCAAGGACAGTGTCCATCTGCTTCTAGTTCCATTCGTGAGAAGGATGCTTGTGGAATGCAAGATGGTCCTAAAGATGCAGATGCTGTATCCAGTACAATAAGCCTGGAATCACTTCCACAAGAAGGGTTGAGTCTTCCTGAGgctatttacattttaacacagacCAGTGAAGACGCAAACGACAGCATCACAACTGAGCCAAGTTCTTCCACTGGCTGTATTGCGGTGTCTAAAGTCAGCAGTACGACAGAGGAGTCGGCACTGCCAGAGAAGTATAGGGATCTCACACCAAAGAAGAGCTTCAGTCCtggaaaaagagagaataaCTTTGAGCCTTCCAGTTCTATGCCATTAGTCCATGATGAGGACTCAATGATGCGCACACTGAGCAATTTGAAGAGGATCCCTGATGCCATAAGCCCTCTGAGGAGCCCAATACGGATGGTGAAGAGAAGTCATCTCCATATTCATGGCAAGCCAGGTCATGTCAAGAGCCTTCAGAAAG AATTTTCATGCAGCACAGCTGTTGATTGCAACTCAAAGAAGCTGgatgtaaacaaagaaaacaaatatccAGGTTCTCCAGCAAACCATGACGCACAAAACTTGGTGGACAAGGTATCTGACCTGCCTTCACATCTCTCTGACACTGAACTGGAGGAAGGGGAAATCTTAAGTGAAAGTGATGAGACGGCTGCAGATTCTCCCATTCCTGCAACCAAGAGGACGAAGTTGACACAACCAGTTGGAAATAAACCAAGTCCAAGGACTGTGTTAAAAAGGACATCTAAAGAAAGGTGTGTTGCatcaaaagaaacaaatgaaataccaAGTGTATCGACACGAAGTCCAAAGAGTCGTTTTAAGACAGTTTGTCCTGCAGCAACCAAAGCTGCTTTTTCCACCATAGAGGATATAATGGAGACATTCAAGTTGGTTCGTGCTGAGATCCGAAAGAAGTACATGAAGCTTCATAAAACCTTTCCCAAGAAGAGTTTCTATGGAGTGATGGAAAATTTCCAGGAGTCTTTTTTAGAATTTGTGGATGGTGCTCGTTTCGGTCAAATATGCAGTCAGGAAGGGGAGCTGAAATCCAAGCTGAAGAAATTGATTGCATCTGTGTTTAGCAAGGTATCAAATAATGGTATTGTGAAACGCATCTTTGAACAGCAAGCAGCTGATCTGAAGCAAAAGTTGTGGGACTTTGTAGATGATCAAGTTGATTACTTGTTCAGAGATGTTTATACAACGCTGAAGGGCCTTTGCAAACCAACAAGAGCTCAGGCTGAAGACAGTAGGCCCAGTGGAACTGAGAAAGTATCGAGACAGCCTCCTGCAAAGAAGCCTCAATGTCAACAAAAGGAAGCACATTCAGCTCCCACCAACCTGAATCAGATCAAGCCTTGCACTGTGGCGCCTTACAAAAAAGGCCTTGGGAGCAGAGGCAAAGATATCAGAATCACACATGTCAATAAGGACAGGAATGTTGACCCACACTCAACAAATTGcccaaatacacacactttgGTGGACTTCCCTACTCCTAAAAATGTTCTTTCAACtccagagaaaaataacatatCTTCTCTGGTTGTCCCTCAAAATGGCTCTTTGCTTGACAAAACTGACTTTGAGCTGCTCACAGAACAGCAAGCCTCCAGTTTAACATTCAACCTGGTGAGAGACACACAAATGGGAGAAATCTTCAAGTGTCTCCTGCAAGGATCTGACTTACTGGAAAATAGCGGCATAACTGGAGACAACACAGCCTGGTCTCTTGGTACACCAaggaaggatggagagagactCATCAGCATCACCACTCCAACTAAATTTGACTCACCATCTAAACTGCTTTCCCCGTCTAAATTTGAAACCCCCTCCAAACTTATTGCGACATGGTCAAGCATTTCACCTCGCAAAATGTCATCTCCACTATCCAAAGATCAGCTCCCACTGAATCCAGCTTTATTTGATGAAAGTTGCCTGTTGGAAGTGCCATCAGAGAACAGAGCAATGCTGCAGTCGAGTTTGGCTCCACAGAGGTCGTACTCCATCCTAGCTGAAGATTTGGCAGTCTCCCTCACCATTCCATCACCTCTCAAGTCAGACAGCCATCTCAGCTTCCTACAGCCATCGAGCATGCACATCATGTCCACTCCAGACAGTGTCATCAGCGCTCACATAAGTGAGGACGCTCTGCTGGATGAGGAAGATGCTTCAGAACAGGAAATTCACCTGGCCCTCGACACTGACAattccagctgctgctccagcagcagtgtgaccTCGGAAGAACTTGCCACACCCTTCATGTTCAAGCCTGACTTGCCTATGCAGGCACTAGTGATGGAGAAGTCCAACGATCATTTCATCGTAAAAATTCGTCAGGCAGCCACAGGCACAGACACCACGCTCACTGCTGATGACAGCTTAAGTCAAACACTAACCGATGAAGATCAACTTAGAGAAGATGGCGTTGTAACTCAAGAAAGTCAAGCAAAAGCTGTTTTGTCTGACAAATTACCGAACATTACTCCTTCAAAGGCAGTACCATCAGAGAACAACCTTGTTGAAAGCTCTGGGACCTGTCGGACTGCTACCGGTACAGATACCCATCTCACTAAAGATGCAAGCTCAAGATTAAATAAAGATTCacccaacaaaataaaaaagtcaacTCAACAGAATACCtcaaaagtttgtttttctgaggatTCACAGAAAAAGTCTCTGCCTAAAACTACTCCTTTAGAAAACAGTTTGCACAACAGTGCTGAAAGCTCTGATCCATCCAGCAGAGAAGGTTTCACAATCACTGCTGATGACAGTGCAAGTCAAACACTgcacagagaagaagacatGACAGCTCAACAAAGTCCCTCAAAAGCTCTTTTCTCTGAGTCTGATAACAGTCCACATCACCCTGCTGAAAGCTCTCCAACAAATCAAAGGATCCAACTGTTGGCGTCACATGTTTCAGACTCAGAGAGAGGTGTAATGGAGGTATCAGACTCAGACACACCTTTCACCACTGCAAAGGGAGACATAAGCAGCACaccagagaaaaaacaaagtgatcTTCTCAAACGTAAACGGAAGAAACACCCAGAGAAATCAAAAGCCAAGCGCTACagaaaagatgaagaggagagtaCAGAAGGAATGATGTCAAATTGTAAGGATGATAGTGAATCCAAATCCTCTCCAGCATCTCTGTCCCCCAACAGTCTCTACGCCAAGAATGTCATCAGGAAGAAGGGCGAGGTGGTGATGTCATGGACCAG AGAGGATGATCGAGCTATTCTGGTCGCCCTGCAGACAGAAGGTGCTTCACGTGAGACTTTCTCTGCCTTGTCTGAGAAACTGAATAAGCCATCTGGGCAG ATCGCTCACAGATTCTACCAGCTCATGAAGATCTttaagaagagggagaagatggACACTTGA
- the gja10b gene encoding gap junction alpha-10 protein, producing MGDWNLLGSILEEVHIHSTIVGKIWLTILFIFRMLVLGVAAEDVWDDEQSEFVCNTEQPGCKNVCYDQAFPISLIRYWVLQIIFVSSPSLVYMGHALYRLRTLDKERHRKKACLKAELEGTDPVQEDHKRIERELRKLDEQKKVRKAPLRGSLLRTYVFHILTRSVVEVGFIIGQFALYGIGLSPLYKCERLPCPNSIDCFVSRPTEKNIFMVFMLVIAGVSLFLNLLEIFHLGVKKIKQSLYGYKYGDDDSVYRSKKNSMVQQVCVLSNSSPQRLMQLTQMTCSVVSDARGETLPMSPAPVAPQNQERPNSSNQQPAQTCLPSHGDINGLQQLGVVERRNTLDNRKPSCSSDESNGPHCSVQPQYAGPRPTLMAGHMEIPAALRIPQRRQSRVSVCKELSDMSDSPESDHFPTARKCSFMSRGLSEGKLASPSDSTNSQSGTDIEAQHLNQGESPIMTPPPPASGRRMSMSMILELSSIMKK from the exons ATGGGGGATTGGAACTTATTAGGGAGTATTTTAGAAGAGGTTCACATTCATTCCACCATTGTGGGGAAGATCTGGCTCACCATCCTCTTCATTTTCCGGATGCTTGTGCTCGGCGTTGCAGCTGAGGATGTCTGGGATGATGAGCAGAGTGAGTTTGTCTGCAACACAGAGCAGCCCGGCTGTAAGAACGTCTGCTACGACCAGGCTTTCCCCATCTCCCTGATCCGCTACTGGGTCCTTCAGATAATTTTTGTGTCCTCTCCGTCTCTGGTCTACATGGGGCATGCACTGTACCGTTTGAGGACCCTTGACAAAGAGAGGCACAGGAAGAAAGCCTGTCTGAAAGCTGAGCTGGAGGGGACAGACCCTGTCCAGGAGGACCATAAGAGAATTGAGCGAGAGCTCAGGAAATTAGATGAACAGAAGAAAGTAAGGAAAGCTCCCCTCCGGGGCTCCTTGCTGCGCACATATGTTTTCCATATCTTAACAAGATCTGTTGTGGAGGTGGGCTTTATTATAGGACAGTTTGCTCTGTATGGCATCGGACTGTCTCCTCTGTACAAATGTGAGCGGTTGCCTTGCCCCAACAGTATTGACTGTTTCGTTTCAAGGCCGACAGAGAAGAATATTTTCATGGTTTTCATGCTGGTTATTGCTGGAGTTTCTTTATTCTTAAACCTCCTGGAGATTTTCCACCTGGGTGTGAAGAAGATCAAACAGAGCTTGTATGGATACAAATATGGAGACGATGACAGTGTGTACAGGTCAAAGAAAAACTCCATGGTGCAGCAGGTTTGTGTGCTCTCTAACTCCTCACCACAGAGGCTGATGCAGCTTACACAGATGACCTGCTCTGTTGTGTCTGATGCTCGCGGGGAGACTCTGCCAATGAGTCCAGCCCCAGTGGCTCCTCAAAATCAGGAGAGGCCCAATAGCTCCAACCAGCAGCCAGCACAGACTTGCCTGCCAAGTCACGGTGACATCAATGGTCTACAGCAGCTGGGGGTGGTGGAGCGGCGCAACACTCTGGACAACAGGAAGCCCTCATGCAGCAGCGATGAGTCAAATGGACCTCACTGCTCAGTCCAGCCGCAGTACGCAGGACCTCGACCCACACTGATGGCCGGCCACATGGAGATCCCAGCAGCCTTGAGGATCCCgcagaggaggcagagcagagTGAGTGTTTGTAAGGAACTCAGTGACATGAGTGATTCTCCTGAGAGCGACCACTTCCCCACGGCTAGGAAATGCAGTTTTATGTCCCGAGGACTGTCGGAGGGCAAGCTGGCCTCTCCGTCTGACAGCACCAACTCTCAGAGTGGAACTGACATCGAGGCCCAGCACCTCAACCAGGGAGAGAGTCCAATTATGACCCCGCCACCTCCCGCCAGTGGGAGGAGGATGTCCATG agCATGATTCTGGAGCTGTCTTCAATCATGAAAAAGTAA